In Zingiber officinale cultivar Zhangliang chromosome 9B, Zo_v1.1, whole genome shotgun sequence, the genomic window CAGGAGTGGCTAGGTCAGCAGTTGGAAGAAACATAGCTCGATCGTCGCATCTGATTGCGAGGGCCGGACTGGTGCCCCCTCCGCCGTCCCGGGGTTTCCGCACCAGTACCCTACTGCGCAAGGCTGAGTCTACTGCTCCGATCCCTCGTCCCGTGCCACTTTCGAGGTTGTCAGATAGTTTCCTCGACGGCACTAGTAGTGTCTACTTGGAGGAGCTTCAGCGGGCCTGGGAGGCCGACCCTAACAGTGTCGATGAGTCGTGGGATAATTTTTTTAGGAACTTTGTAGGCCAAGCCGCCACCTCGCCGGGTATCTCTGGCCGGACCATCCAGGAGAGCATGCGGCTGCTTCTGCTGGTCAGGGCCTACCAGGTCAATGGCCACATGAAGGCTAAATTGGATCCTTTGGGATTGGAAGTGCGTGAAGTCCCTGATGATTTGGATTTGGGTTTCTATGGATTCTCAGAAGGGGACTTGGATAGGGAGTTCTTCCTTGGTGTCTGGAGGATGGCCGGCTTCTTGTCGGAGAATCGCCCTGTGCAGACTCTCCGTGAAATCTTGAACAGGCTGGAGCAGGCATATTGTGGTAACATTGGATATGAGTACATGCACGTCCCTGATAGGGAGAAGTGCAATTGGTTGAGGGGCAAAATTGAGACCATGAAACCACTGAATTATAGTCGAGAACGTCGTGAAGTTATTCTTGATAGGCTCATTTGGAGCACTGAGTTTGAGAATTTTCTGGCTACCAAGTGGACTGCTGCAAAGAGGTTTGGCCTTGAAGGTGGGGAAACCCTGATTCCAGGGATGAAGGAGATGTTCGATAGAGCAGCTGACATGGGGGTGGAGAGTATTGTTATTGGGATGTCTCATAGAGGAAGGCTAAATGTGTTGGGCAATGTTGTGAGGAAGCCTTTGCGCCAGATTTTCAGTGAATTCAGTGGTGGCACAAAACCTGTGGATGGGGAAGTAGGATTGTACACTGGAACTGGTGATGTAAAGTACCATTTGGGTACTTCATATGATAGGCCAACTAGAGGTGGAAAAAGGATTCATTTATCCTTAGTTGCAAATCCAAGTCATTTGGAGGCTGTTGATCCAGTTGTAGTTGGGAAGACACGAGCAAAACAATACTACTCCAATGATATTGATAGGACAAAGAACATGGGTGTATTGATCCATGGGGATGGAAGTTTTGCTGGACAGGGTGTGGTTTATGAAACTCTACATCTTAGTGCCCTCCCAAACTACACTACTGGTGGAACAATTCACATTGTAGTCAACAATCAGGTTGCATTCACCACTGATCCTACATCTGGAAGGTCTTCTCAGTACTGCACTGATGTTGCCAAAGCCTTGAATGCTCCTATCTTTCATGTGAATGGAGATGATATGGAAGCTGTTGTTCACGTTTGTGAGCTTGCTGCAGAATGGCGACAAACATTCCATTCTGATGTGGTAGTTGACATTGTTTGCTACAGACGATTTGGCCATAATGAGATTGATGAACCCTCCTTCACCCAACCTAAGATGTATCAGGTGACTCATCTCTCTATAAATTTTAGTTTCTCCCGTATATACTGCTATGAGTAGGCTAGACGATTTTCCCCTATATTGTTCTCCAATTttacacattttactctttcaaagagtatcTCAATAATCtttctcattttcaaaggttagtaaaaccttgaaaatgctctcaagtatCAACTTTACCATGTttgggttaactatccttccaattggagttgacattctctaaacccatctagggtgtagagaatatgctcctaggaactcaatatctattggtgctccttggatgctctaggtactcactagggataacttccctaaataccttcctaagcacctttctaggcttcttagaagccttggtcacttctactaggtcacttctagggctaactccccttgtaaccttctttgtgactttatttggtttttttggagccttagtcacctttactaggtcaactttagggatgacctcccttgtgaccttctttgtgactttgttagactttttagaagtcttagttacATTGGTTTTGCCAAAGAtacttttagggattccttccctagtatttttgacttgatctGTAAACCTAAGGTTGGtctcataactatatggaaccctatgaaaggaagttacatccttcttggctttaggtttatatgtcaaacctctatagccattggatgactcttgtctaaattttcctaggttatgcttatTTTAACCCTTAattatattttccattcttgctagggtcatTTCTAAGTTaacaagtcttgacctcaagactttgttttccgtcattaaatccatagacttggatttttcttgactcctatgagcatttctattcttaGGGTTGCATCTAAAATTCCTAGAGttattttctaaataattttctaccttcctaaccttaggtgtgatagatctagcatgaggaggtatatattttgcattaattctatcatgcttcctattgtcATGACAATTAACATTAAAATGGTGAgagttatttctaacatgcattttatcatgattaGGAGGAATTGTACTcttaaaggttaccttgggtttgctcttcaAAGCTCCTCCtaaacttgtgcttcctcctttaaccTTGGTTGACTTCTTTCcgttaggacattgacttcgataatgtcctttttgattgcatgagaagcatacaatatgctccttgctcttgtgttccatgggaccaaccactttaggcttctccttagccttggttgccacttggcccttcttcttggtcaattttggacacttactcttatagtatccatgctccctacattcaaagcaaataatatgatttttgttatttacaattgaactttctatacctttgcttgtagggaagATGCTtgcttctccatttgatgtagcttgagtTGTGAAGGTAGCATCATCTTCTaattcttctcttcttgagggtgtgggtgtctccacctcttcaactctcgaggatgtggatgcttccacctcttcctctcttgaggatgtggatgacCTCtcatcatcttccttctcctcttctttcttctcctcctctaatGTTGACATTGTGTCAatatcggattggtccttctcttcttggaccaatgagtccttcttgttaggaccttcggatagcggctagagagggggggtgtgaatagccgaccccaaattctcgtttcttcctacaatttgagttagcgcagcggaaatacaatgtagaaacgaaagtggagaagatcaaacctcaaacacgatgatgtaacgaggtttggagatgatactcctactcctcggcgtgtccgtaaggtggacgaagcctatcaatccgtcggtggatgagaccccggaaaaccagcTAAccacaactccttctgggtggagaaacctcaccacaaactcttttgcaacagcaataaaggagtacaagatagagcaaggaaacaatggacaatatgaatgtaaaaacactctACCAaatttgcttgccttcttctcgtcgactggagtccgttgatgaagcagcaacttcacggatgatgtcaacagcagctgatcaaccagtcgagggaagctcacacgaagcttcagcaaagaggagctcagcaaagctcaaatcacagttaGGAGAAGAAGAGTTACTGTAGAGGCGCTCAGCATCTGATTTatatctgcacctgcgaagaagaagacaaagaacaacacagaaatctagccgttgagtcacaacggctaagcctggaccgatcaggctccatcctgatcggtctgtggaccgatcaggccctagtctgatcggtccccagaccgattccCCAACTCTCTGCGAGAGTTGGTtccaaagcctgatcggtctgtggaccgatcaggctataggtcgatcggtccacagaccgatccccctaccttcTCTGCCTCCtaatcgtttcctgatcggtctggtgaccgatcagataacttacagtgagccactgtttggttactgatcgatcaccagaccgatcagaaaactcatagtatcactggatcggtctgctgaccgatccaatgcccatgtggatttagagcttcccatccctaaatcctaaggtcttcctggtctagagaacgagctaccgagccctctctgatctagtccggagaacgagctaccgagccctctccgacttcctcatccagGAGAGCGAGCTACACcgggccctctcgacctagtcaggaggcaggctatcgagccctctccaactcgtgtagtccagagaacgagctccgagccctctcgacctagttcggagaacagctatcgagccctctccggctTCGTCGGTCCAGAGAGCagctccgagccctctcgacctagtccgagaacgagccagagccctctccgacttccacgtccggtccggagaactcccgagccctctcggacctagtccggagTTGGTGcaacctcaggtcaaggttgactggttgactgactCGTTGacgactcgagttatgttttgatgtttgacgatttTTGACGAGAacagagttgtattcttgatgtttgataagaataggtgtttgggagattgtaggtgcaacctaggtcaaggttgactggttgactgattcggaaaagtccagcGGTAGCTTGCGCGGAAAgtcagtatggagacttggcggggaAAAGTCaacaggagtttggcacggggaaaagtcccggtgagtgaagccaggcggtgggagaagtcccgtgagtgaagccgagcagtgggaaacccgtgagtgaagccagggtgaaaatcctagtgagtgaagctaggtgaaggtgaaagtcccggtgagtgaaggcaagggaaagtccggtgagtgaagtcgtgtagtggaagtcccggtgagtgaagctaggcagttggaagtcccggtgagtgaagccaggtagttggaagtccctggtgagtgaagccaggcggttggaaatcacggtgagtgaagcggatgaaaaccctagtgagtgaagctaggtgaaagtcccgtgagttaagtcaggcaaggaaaatccagatggatcaagggtgatcggacatcggtgttgggaagtccaagtagatcgaGGGAGTGATcttgcacgaagaggaaagtccaagtgggtcaagcagattgaccggacacttggtggggagtcttagcagtcaaggtggcggatgctaagcatgatgtaccaataggtcgaggttgaccggatattggttggaaggtttgagacttggtttgggcaaaaaccaagctcatGTCGATCTGCGAGACCGATCCGATGATCGTTTGTGTATCGATCGtgcgtgaccgatcggataacaaacagaagggttcgcAGGCTACTGATCGgtgcagggaccgatcaggatctgatcggtcccgggaccgatcagggacgcgtGGTGGGATCGGTTCGAGGACCGATCGATTCCACtacgagagttgggcaactctcgaaGCCTTCtaatcggtgcgggaccgatcggccgAGGCTGATTGGTCCCCACGGCCGTCGAGGCAAGCTCGATCGGGTGAGCGATCGATGCGGATCTACGTTTTGAGTGACAACGGCTGGGTTCTCGTCTTCATCTTCGTTGCGGGTTGTTCGCGGTATAAATCTAGGTGAAGAGCTGCTTGTTGCTTTTTTTCTTAGAACTGCTTACGGTGCTCTAGAGCTTCGCTCTTACCGCTATCGAGCTTTCTTGAGCTCCTCACTGAAGCTTGGCGTGAGCTTCTCATTGGATTCTCGCTACTTTGGTGTGAGGTTCttcttcatcactccagtcaacaagaaaggcaagcaagtgtttcatattgtcttttgctttcttgtatctgttgtactcctttcttgttgttacaagtattgtggcgaggtttctccacccacaaggagtagttattagccggttctccggggactcatccaccgacggattggtaggcttcgtccaccttacggacacgccgaggagtaggagtatcatctccgaacctcgttacatcgacacgttgaggtttgatcttcttgttttcgtttcttgtgtttattttcgctgcgctaacctaattcgtaggaagaaacgcgaagatttggggtcagctattcacacccccctctctagccgcgatcatcaatcctaacaagtggtatcagagcgaggccgctcttcgttggatcaacacccgggggagcacaagcgctagagaatggatcggttcggagaagatgtcacaattccacctttctacgatcgcgacgacttcgcgttttggaaggtaagaatgaaatattttcttattactaatcttgaaaattggagttgtgttcaattagggttcaagcctccgatggacaagaaaggagaaaccctagagaagaagaagtggaccaaggaacaagtccaccaatccctagtcaacgatgaggtattgaaaatttttgaattttcattacctaatgatatattgtgtaagataggtggttacaacaatgtcaaggaattgtggaacaatttggccaagctccatgaagaaagctccatttcaagtcatgaagaggagtcaagtgagctaagtagctcacaccatggggatgtggatttagaagttgagggccactcaacatctaaagaagaagaggaggagatttcttcttcaagttcggagcaagaagaagaagtttctacctccggaagggatgaaggagagagcgttcatccatcctcaaacctaggtaactcaagccatttaatttctagcaaattacacataatgtgctttgagtgtagggagtatggacattacaagagtaagtgtccaaggaggattaggaagactccaccggcaccaaaagtcaaggaaaccggagtcccgatacgcaacgtggtgtgctttcaatgcaagcgaaggggacattatcggagccaatgtccaaggggaggcaacctcacaaggacaagagatcgagcacatgtatagggggagctagggcaaaccctaaggtaatctctaaggcacattcttgcaattctagtaggatgcatgctagtagccttattgctattgtcaagaatgataagcatgttaattctaGGAActaatatatgtgcttaggtgtcaaagatgttagtctagataaggataacactaggaaagccaaccctaggattaactcatctaaggttaagggaaacctagatagaaatcccaaatcatctagacatatgcctaggaatacctcaaagaaaaatgaaaaattaaaaattgaggtattagagaaggagaatcaagtcttgaggtcaagacttgatactttggaaaaggctcttaagaacttggagaagtcatctctagggtttaagggtcaaaaaccaatgtccaagaacaagaaaggtttgggtcacaaacctaagtcccaagtggtcaagctcacttatcacaatgttccattcgattagggaataaaatctagggctaggaagaccatcaccaaggtcacaaggggagtcacccctagagttgatcttgatgagtcccaaatgaccaagactttaaagcctaagagggtcattaggaggattgctagggaagtcatccctagtgaatatttagtgaacccaatgagctccaataggtattgggttcctaggagcgtgatttcatcacactagatgagttagggtgtgccaaccttacttgaataggtagttaacctaatcatggcaaaaggtggcactttaggatttttcaaggtataatcaagctttgaaaatgaaattaagaattattcctaaggtgattaggatgtg contains:
- the LOC122024795 gene encoding 2-oxoglutarate dehydrogenase, mitochondrial-like — encoded protein: MAWFRAVSGVARSAVGRNIARSSHLIARAGLVPPPPSRGFRTSTLLRKAESTAPIPRPVPLSRLSDSFLDGTSSVYLEELQRAWEADPNSVDESWDNFFRNFVGQAATSPGISGRTIQESMRLLLLVRAYQVNGHMKAKLDPLGLEVREVPDDLDLGFYGFSEGDLDREFFLGVWRMAGFLSENRPVQTLREILNRLEQAYCGNIGYEYMHVPDREKCNWLRGKIETMKPLNYSRERREVILDRLIWSTEFENFLATKWTAAKRFGLEGGETLIPGMKEMFDRAADMGVESIVIGMSHRGRLNVLGNVVRKPLRQIFSEFSGGTKPVDGEVGLYTGTGDVKYHLGTSYDRPTRGGKRIHLSLVANPSHLEAVDPVVVGKTRAKQYYSNDIDRTKNMGVLIHGDGSFAGQGVVYETLHLSALPNYTTGGTIHIVVNNQVAFTTDPTSGRSSQYCTDVAKALNAPIFHVNGDDMEAVVHVCELAAEWRQTFHSDVVVDIVCYRRFGHNEIDEPSFTQPKMYQVTHLSINFSFSRIYCYE